In one Ochotona princeps isolate mOchPri1 chromosome 16, mOchPri1.hap1, whole genome shotgun sequence genomic region, the following are encoded:
- the POU2F2 gene encoding POU domain, class 2, transcription factor 2 isoform X6, with protein sequence MVHSSMGAPEIRMSKSLEAEKQGLDSPSEHTDTERNGPDTNHQNPQSKTSPFSVSPTGPSTKIKAEDPSGDSAPAAPPPPQPAQPHLPQAQLMLTGSQLAGDIQQLLQLQQLVLVPGHHLQPPAQFLLPQAQQGQPGLLPTPNLFQLPQQTQGALLTSQPRAGLPTQPPKCLEPPSHPEEPSDLEELEQFARTFKQRRIKLGFTQGDVGLAMGKLYGNDFSQTTISRFEALNLSFKNMCKLKPLLEKWLNDAETMSVDSSLPSPNQLSSPSLGFDGLPGRRRKKRTSIETNVRFALEKSFLANQKPTSEEILLIAEQLHMEKEVIRVWFCNRRQKEKRINPCSAAPMLPSPGKPASYSPHLVTPQGGAGTLPMSQASTSLSTTAQTPALKAATRPSACRA encoded by the exons ATGGTTCACTCCAGCATGGGGGCTCCAG AAATAAGAATGTCTAAGTCCCTGGAGGCCGAGAAGCAGGGTCTGGACTCCCCGTCAGAGCACacag ACACTGAAAGAAATGGACCAGACACTAACCACCAG AACCCCCAGAGTAAGACCTCCCCATTCTCCGTGTCCCCAACCGGCCCCAGCACCAAG ATCAAGGCTGAAGACCCCAGCGGCGATTCAGCCCCTGCAGCGCCCCCGCCCCCTCAACCGGCTCAGCCTCAtctgccccaggcccagctcatgtTGACAGGCAGCCAGCTGGCTGGG GACATACAGCAGCTCCTCCAGCTTCAGCAGCTGGTGCTTGTGCCCGGCCACCACCTCCAGCCACCTGCTCAGTTCCTGCTGCCGCAGGCCCAGCAAGGTCAGCCAG GCCTGCTACCGACACCAAATCTATTCCAGCTACCTCAGCAAACCCAGGGAGCTCTTCTGACCTCCCAGCCCCGAGCTGGGCTCCCCACACAG CCCCCCAAATGCTTGGAGCCACCATCCCACCCTGAGGAACCCAGCGATCTGGAGGAGCTGGAGCAATTTGCCCGCACCTTCAAGCAGCGCCGCATCAAGCTGGGCTTCACGCAG GGTGATGTGGGCCTGGCCATGGGCAAGCTCTATGGCAACGACTTCAGTCAGACGACCATATCCCGCTTCGAGGCCCTCAACCTGAGCTTCAAGAACATGTGCAAACTCAAGCCCCTCCTGGAGAAGTGGCTCAACGACGCAG AGACTATGTCTGTGGACTCAAgcctgcccagccccaaccaGCTGAGCAGCCCCAGCCTGGGTTTTGATGGGCTGCCCGGCCGTAGACGCAAGAAGAGGACCAGCATTGAGACAAATGTCCGCTTCGCCTTAGAGAAGAGTTTTCTAGCG AACCAGAAGCCTACCTCAGAGGAGATCCTGCTGATCGCCGAGCAGCTGCACATGGAGAAGGAAGTGATCCGCGTCTGGTTCTGTAACCGGCGCCAGAAGGAGAAACGCATCAACCCCTGCAGCGCCGCCCCCATGCTGCCCAGCCCGGGGAAGCCGGCCAGCTACAGCCCCCATCTG gTCACACCCCAGGGGGGCGCAGGGACCTTGCCAATGTCCCAAGCTTCCACGAGTCTGAGCACAACAG CACAAACCCCAGCCCTCAAGGCAGCCACTCGGCCATCGGCTTGTCGGGCCTGA
- the POU2F2 gene encoding POU domain, class 2, transcription factor 2 isoform X2: MSKSLEAEKQGLDSPSEHTDTERNGPDTNHQNPQSKTSPFSVSPTGPSTKIKAEDPSGDSAPAAPPPPQPAQPHLPQAQLMLTGSQLAGLTALMPAQQQLLLQQAQAQLLAAAVQQSNAAAAANAAAAAAASSTSSSSSSSASSSTSQPPASSGGGDLPPPQPASQPPGTPQLTLSQPIQLTAQDIQQLLQLQQLVLVPGHHLQPPAQFLLPQAQQGQPGLLPTPNLFQLPQQTQGALLTSQPRAGLPTQPPKCLEPPSHPEEPSDLEELEQFARTFKQRRIKLGFTQGDVGLAMGKLYGNDFSQTTISRFEALNLSFKNMCKLKPLLEKWLNDAETMSVDSSLPSPNQLSSPSLGFDGLPGRRRKKRTSIETNVRFALEKSFLANQKPTSEEILLIAEQLHMEKEVIRVWFCNRRQKEKRINPCSAAPMLPSPGKPASYSPHLVTPQGGAGTLPMSQASTSLSTTVTTLSSAVGTLHPSRTAGGSGGGGGAAAPPLNSIPSVTPPPPATTNSTNPSPQGSHSAIGLSGLNPSTGSTMVGLSSGLSPALMSNNPLATIQALASGGTLPLTSLDGSGNLVLGAAGAAPGSPGLVTSPLFLNHAGLPLLSAPPGVGLVSAAAAAVAASISSKSPGLSSSSSSSSSSSSTCSEVAAQTPGGPGGPEAGSKPE, from the exons ATGTCTAAGTCCCTGGAGGCCGAGAAGCAGGGTCTGGACTCCCCGTCAGAGCACacag ACACTGAAAGAAATGGACCAGACACTAACCACCAG AACCCCCAGAGTAAGACCTCCCCATTCTCCGTGTCCCCAACCGGCCCCAGCACCAAG ATCAAGGCTGAAGACCCCAGCGGCGATTCAGCCCCTGCAGCGCCCCCGCCCCCTCAACCGGCTCAGCCTCAtctgccccaggcccagctcatgtTGACAGGCAGCCAGCTGGCTGGG CTCACTGCCCTGATGCCAGCtcagcagcagctcctcctgcagcaagcccaggcccagctcctggccgCCGCCGTGCAGCAGTCCAATGCTGCCGCTGCCGCTAACGCCGCCGCTGCAGCCGCCgcctcctccacctcttcctcctcctcttcctccgcctcctcctcgACCTCGCAGCCCCCAGCCTCCTCTGGGGGAGGCGACTTGCCACCGCCACAGCCTGCCAGCCAGCCCCCTGGGACCCCGCAGCTCACCTTGTCCCAACCCATCCAGCTCACAGCGCAG GACATACAGCAGCTCCTCCAGCTTCAGCAGCTGGTGCTTGTGCCCGGCCACCACCTCCAGCCACCTGCTCAGTTCCTGCTGCCGCAGGCCCAGCAAGGTCAGCCAG GCCTGCTACCGACACCAAATCTATTCCAGCTACCTCAGCAAACCCAGGGAGCTCTTCTGACCTCCCAGCCCCGAGCTGGGCTCCCCACACAG CCCCCCAAATGCTTGGAGCCACCATCCCACCCTGAGGAACCCAGCGATCTGGAGGAGCTGGAGCAATTTGCCCGCACCTTCAAGCAGCGCCGCATCAAGCTGGGCTTCACGCAG GGTGATGTGGGCCTGGCCATGGGCAAGCTCTATGGCAACGACTTCAGTCAGACGACCATATCCCGCTTCGAGGCCCTCAACCTGAGCTTCAAGAACATGTGCAAACTCAAGCCCCTCCTGGAGAAGTGGCTCAACGACGCAG AGACTATGTCTGTGGACTCAAgcctgcccagccccaaccaGCTGAGCAGCCCCAGCCTGGGTTTTGATGGGCTGCCCGGCCGTAGACGCAAGAAGAGGACCAGCATTGAGACAAATGTCCGCTTCGCCTTAGAGAAGAGTTTTCTAGCG AACCAGAAGCCTACCTCAGAGGAGATCCTGCTGATCGCCGAGCAGCTGCACATGGAGAAGGAAGTGATCCGCGTCTGGTTCTGTAACCGGCGCCAGAAGGAGAAACGCATCAACCCCTGCAGCGCCGCCCCCATGCTGCCCAGCCCGGGGAAGCCGGCCAGCTACAGCCCCCATCTG gTCACACCCCAGGGGGGCGCAGGGACCTTGCCAATGTCCCAAGCTTCCACGAGTCTGAGCACAACAG TTACTACCTTATCCTCAGCTGTGGGAACGCTCCACCCCAGCCGGACAGCCGGAGGGAGTGGGGGTGGTGGCGGTGCGGCCGCGCCCCCCCTCAATTCCATCCCTTCTgtcactcccccacccccggctACCACCAACAGCACAAACCCCAGCCCTCAAGGCAGCCACTCGGCCATCGGCTTGTCGGGCCTGAACCCCAGCACAGG AAGCACAATGGTGGGGTTGAGCTCCGGGCTGAGTCCAGCCCTCATGAGCAACAACCCTTTGGCCACTATCCAAG ccctggcctctggTGGAACCCTGCCCCTTACCAGCCTTGATGGCAGCGGGAACCTGGTGCTGGGGGCAGCCGGCGCAGCCCCGGGGAGCCCGGGCCTGGTGACCTCACCGCTCTTCTTGAACCACGCTGGGCTGCCCCTGCTCAGCGCCCCACCTGGCGTGGGCCTGGTCTCGGCAGCAGCTGCGGCTGTGGCAGCCTCCATCTCCAGCAaatctcctggcctctcctcttcttcctcttcatcttcGTCCTCCTCCTCTACGTGCAGCGAGGTGGCAGCACAGACCCCGGGAGGCCCAGGGGGGCCGGAGGCAGGGTCTAAGCCGGAGTAA
- the POU2F2 gene encoding POU domain, class 2, transcription factor 2 isoform X3, whose translation MVHSSMGAPEIRMSKSLEAEKQGLDSPSEHTDTERNGPDTNHQNPQSKTSPFSVSPTGPSTKIKAEDPSGDSAPAAPPPPQPAQPHLPQAQLMLTGSQLAGDIQQLLQLQQLVLVPGHHLQPPAQFLLPQAQQGQPGLLPTPNLFQLPQQTQGALLTSQPRAGLPTQPPKCLEPPSHPEEPSDLEELEQFARTFKQRRIKLGFTQGDVGLAMGKLYGNDFSQTTISRFEALNLSFKNMCKLKPLLEKWLNDAETMSVDSSLPSPNQLSSPSLGFDGLPGRRRKKRTSIETNVRFALEKSFLANQKPTSEEILLIAEQLHMEKEVIRVWFCNRRQKEKRINPCSAAPMLPSPGKPASYSPHLVTPQGGAGTLPMSQASTSLSTTVTTLSSAVGTLHPSRTAGGSGGGGGAAAPPLNSIPSVTPPPPATTNSTNPSPQGSHSAIGLSGLNPSTGSTMVGLSSGLSPALMSNNPLATIQALASGGTLPLTSLDGSGNLVLGAAGAAPGSPGLVTSPLFLNHAGLPLLSAPPGVGLVSAAAAAVAASISSKSPGLSSSSSSSSSSSSTCSEVAAQTPGGPGGPEAGSKPE comes from the exons ATGGTTCACTCCAGCATGGGGGCTCCAG AAATAAGAATGTCTAAGTCCCTGGAGGCCGAGAAGCAGGGTCTGGACTCCCCGTCAGAGCACacag ACACTGAAAGAAATGGACCAGACACTAACCACCAG AACCCCCAGAGTAAGACCTCCCCATTCTCCGTGTCCCCAACCGGCCCCAGCACCAAG ATCAAGGCTGAAGACCCCAGCGGCGATTCAGCCCCTGCAGCGCCCCCGCCCCCTCAACCGGCTCAGCCTCAtctgccccaggcccagctcatgtTGACAGGCAGCCAGCTGGCTGGG GACATACAGCAGCTCCTCCAGCTTCAGCAGCTGGTGCTTGTGCCCGGCCACCACCTCCAGCCACCTGCTCAGTTCCTGCTGCCGCAGGCCCAGCAAGGTCAGCCAG GCCTGCTACCGACACCAAATCTATTCCAGCTACCTCAGCAAACCCAGGGAGCTCTTCTGACCTCCCAGCCCCGAGCTGGGCTCCCCACACAG CCCCCCAAATGCTTGGAGCCACCATCCCACCCTGAGGAACCCAGCGATCTGGAGGAGCTGGAGCAATTTGCCCGCACCTTCAAGCAGCGCCGCATCAAGCTGGGCTTCACGCAG GGTGATGTGGGCCTGGCCATGGGCAAGCTCTATGGCAACGACTTCAGTCAGACGACCATATCCCGCTTCGAGGCCCTCAACCTGAGCTTCAAGAACATGTGCAAACTCAAGCCCCTCCTGGAGAAGTGGCTCAACGACGCAG AGACTATGTCTGTGGACTCAAgcctgcccagccccaaccaGCTGAGCAGCCCCAGCCTGGGTTTTGATGGGCTGCCCGGCCGTAGACGCAAGAAGAGGACCAGCATTGAGACAAATGTCCGCTTCGCCTTAGAGAAGAGTTTTCTAGCG AACCAGAAGCCTACCTCAGAGGAGATCCTGCTGATCGCCGAGCAGCTGCACATGGAGAAGGAAGTGATCCGCGTCTGGTTCTGTAACCGGCGCCAGAAGGAGAAACGCATCAACCCCTGCAGCGCCGCCCCCATGCTGCCCAGCCCGGGGAAGCCGGCCAGCTACAGCCCCCATCTG gTCACACCCCAGGGGGGCGCAGGGACCTTGCCAATGTCCCAAGCTTCCACGAGTCTGAGCACAACAG TTACTACCTTATCCTCAGCTGTGGGAACGCTCCACCCCAGCCGGACAGCCGGAGGGAGTGGGGGTGGTGGCGGTGCGGCCGCGCCCCCCCTCAATTCCATCCCTTCTgtcactcccccacccccggctACCACCAACAGCACAAACCCCAGCCCTCAAGGCAGCCACTCGGCCATCGGCTTGTCGGGCCTGAACCCCAGCACAGG AAGCACAATGGTGGGGTTGAGCTCCGGGCTGAGTCCAGCCCTCATGAGCAACAACCCTTTGGCCACTATCCAAG ccctggcctctggTGGAACCCTGCCCCTTACCAGCCTTGATGGCAGCGGGAACCTGGTGCTGGGGGCAGCCGGCGCAGCCCCGGGGAGCCCGGGCCTGGTGACCTCACCGCTCTTCTTGAACCACGCTGGGCTGCCCCTGCTCAGCGCCCCACCTGGCGTGGGCCTGGTCTCGGCAGCAGCTGCGGCTGTGGCAGCCTCCATCTCCAGCAaatctcctggcctctcctcttcttcctcttcatcttcGTCCTCCTCCTCTACGTGCAGCGAGGTGGCAGCACAGACCCCGGGAGGCCCAGGGGGGCCGGAGGCAGGGTCTAAGCCGGAGTAA
- the POU2F2 gene encoding POU domain, class 2, transcription factor 2 isoform X1 has protein sequence MVHSSMGAPEIRMSKSLEAEKQGLDSPSEHTDTERNGPDTNHQNPQSKTSPFSVSPTGPSTKIKAEDPSGDSAPAAPPPPQPAQPHLPQAQLMLTGSQLAGLTALMPAQQQLLLQQAQAQLLAAAVQQSNAAAAANAAAAAAASSTSSSSSSSASSSTSQPPASSGGGDLPPPQPASQPPGTPQLTLSQPIQLTAQDIQQLLQLQQLVLVPGHHLQPPAQFLLPQAQQGQPGLLPTPNLFQLPQQTQGALLTSQPRAGLPTQPPKCLEPPSHPEEPSDLEELEQFARTFKQRRIKLGFTQGDVGLAMGKLYGNDFSQTTISRFEALNLSFKNMCKLKPLLEKWLNDAETMSVDSSLPSPNQLSSPSLGFDGLPGRRRKKRTSIETNVRFALEKSFLANQKPTSEEILLIAEQLHMEKEVIRVWFCNRRQKEKRINPCSAAPMLPSPGKPASYSPHLVTPQGGAGTLPMSQASTSLSTTVTTLSSAVGTLHPSRTAGGSGGGGGAAAPPLNSIPSVTPPPPATTNSTNPSPQGSHSAIGLSGLNPSTGSTMVGLSSGLSPALMSNNPLATIQALASGGTLPLTSLDGSGNLVLGAAGAAPGSPGLVTSPLFLNHAGLPLLSAPPGVGLVSAAAAAVAASISSKSPGLSSSSSSSSSSSSTCSEVAAQTPGGPGGPEAGSKPE, from the exons ATGGTTCACTCCAGCATGGGGGCTCCAG AAATAAGAATGTCTAAGTCCCTGGAGGCCGAGAAGCAGGGTCTGGACTCCCCGTCAGAGCACacag ACACTGAAAGAAATGGACCAGACACTAACCACCAG AACCCCCAGAGTAAGACCTCCCCATTCTCCGTGTCCCCAACCGGCCCCAGCACCAAG ATCAAGGCTGAAGACCCCAGCGGCGATTCAGCCCCTGCAGCGCCCCCGCCCCCTCAACCGGCTCAGCCTCAtctgccccaggcccagctcatgtTGACAGGCAGCCAGCTGGCTGGG CTCACTGCCCTGATGCCAGCtcagcagcagctcctcctgcagcaagcccaggcccagctcctggccgCCGCCGTGCAGCAGTCCAATGCTGCCGCTGCCGCTAACGCCGCCGCTGCAGCCGCCgcctcctccacctcttcctcctcctcttcctccgcctcctcctcgACCTCGCAGCCCCCAGCCTCCTCTGGGGGAGGCGACTTGCCACCGCCACAGCCTGCCAGCCAGCCCCCTGGGACCCCGCAGCTCACCTTGTCCCAACCCATCCAGCTCACAGCGCAG GACATACAGCAGCTCCTCCAGCTTCAGCAGCTGGTGCTTGTGCCCGGCCACCACCTCCAGCCACCTGCTCAGTTCCTGCTGCCGCAGGCCCAGCAAGGTCAGCCAG GCCTGCTACCGACACCAAATCTATTCCAGCTACCTCAGCAAACCCAGGGAGCTCTTCTGACCTCCCAGCCCCGAGCTGGGCTCCCCACACAG CCCCCCAAATGCTTGGAGCCACCATCCCACCCTGAGGAACCCAGCGATCTGGAGGAGCTGGAGCAATTTGCCCGCACCTTCAAGCAGCGCCGCATCAAGCTGGGCTTCACGCAG GGTGATGTGGGCCTGGCCATGGGCAAGCTCTATGGCAACGACTTCAGTCAGACGACCATATCCCGCTTCGAGGCCCTCAACCTGAGCTTCAAGAACATGTGCAAACTCAAGCCCCTCCTGGAGAAGTGGCTCAACGACGCAG AGACTATGTCTGTGGACTCAAgcctgcccagccccaaccaGCTGAGCAGCCCCAGCCTGGGTTTTGATGGGCTGCCCGGCCGTAGACGCAAGAAGAGGACCAGCATTGAGACAAATGTCCGCTTCGCCTTAGAGAAGAGTTTTCTAGCG AACCAGAAGCCTACCTCAGAGGAGATCCTGCTGATCGCCGAGCAGCTGCACATGGAGAAGGAAGTGATCCGCGTCTGGTTCTGTAACCGGCGCCAGAAGGAGAAACGCATCAACCCCTGCAGCGCCGCCCCCATGCTGCCCAGCCCGGGGAAGCCGGCCAGCTACAGCCCCCATCTG gTCACACCCCAGGGGGGCGCAGGGACCTTGCCAATGTCCCAAGCTTCCACGAGTCTGAGCACAACAG TTACTACCTTATCCTCAGCTGTGGGAACGCTCCACCCCAGCCGGACAGCCGGAGGGAGTGGGGGTGGTGGCGGTGCGGCCGCGCCCCCCCTCAATTCCATCCCTTCTgtcactcccccacccccggctACCACCAACAGCACAAACCCCAGCCCTCAAGGCAGCCACTCGGCCATCGGCTTGTCGGGCCTGAACCCCAGCACAGG AAGCACAATGGTGGGGTTGAGCTCCGGGCTGAGTCCAGCCCTCATGAGCAACAACCCTTTGGCCACTATCCAAG ccctggcctctggTGGAACCCTGCCCCTTACCAGCCTTGATGGCAGCGGGAACCTGGTGCTGGGGGCAGCCGGCGCAGCCCCGGGGAGCCCGGGCCTGGTGACCTCACCGCTCTTCTTGAACCACGCTGGGCTGCCCCTGCTCAGCGCCCCACCTGGCGTGGGCCTGGTCTCGGCAGCAGCTGCGGCTGTGGCAGCCTCCATCTCCAGCAaatctcctggcctctcctcttcttcctcttcatcttcGTCCTCCTCCTCTACGTGCAGCGAGGTGGCAGCACAGACCCCGGGAGGCCCAGGGGGGCCGGAGGCAGGGTCTAAGCCGGAGTAA
- the POU2F2 gene encoding POU domain, class 2, transcription factor 2 isoform X5, whose product MVHSSMGAPEIRMSKSLEAEKQGLDSPSEHTDTERNGPDTNHQNPQSKTSPFSVSPTGPSTKIKAEDPSGDSAPAAPPPPQPAQPHLPQAQLMLTGSQLAGDIQQLLQLQQLVLVPGHHLQPPAQFLLPQAQQGQPGLLPTPNLFQLPQQTQGALLTSQPRAGLPTQPPKCLEPPSHPEEPSDLEELEQFARTFKQRRIKLGFTQGDVGLAMGKLYGNDFSQTTISRFEALNLSFKNMCKLKPLLEKWLNDAETMSVDSSLPSPNQLSSPSLGFDGLPGRRRKKRTSIETNVRFALEKSFLANQKPTSEEILLIAEQLHMEKEVIRVWFCNRRQKEKRINPCSAAPMLPSPGKPASYSPHLVTPQGGAGTLPMSQASTSLSTTVTTLSSAVGTLHPSRTAGGSGGGGGAAAPPLNSIPSVTPPPPATTNSTNPSPQGSHSAIGLSGLNPSTGPGLWWNPAPYQP is encoded by the exons ATGGTTCACTCCAGCATGGGGGCTCCAG AAATAAGAATGTCTAAGTCCCTGGAGGCCGAGAAGCAGGGTCTGGACTCCCCGTCAGAGCACacag ACACTGAAAGAAATGGACCAGACACTAACCACCAG AACCCCCAGAGTAAGACCTCCCCATTCTCCGTGTCCCCAACCGGCCCCAGCACCAAG ATCAAGGCTGAAGACCCCAGCGGCGATTCAGCCCCTGCAGCGCCCCCGCCCCCTCAACCGGCTCAGCCTCAtctgccccaggcccagctcatgtTGACAGGCAGCCAGCTGGCTGGG GACATACAGCAGCTCCTCCAGCTTCAGCAGCTGGTGCTTGTGCCCGGCCACCACCTCCAGCCACCTGCTCAGTTCCTGCTGCCGCAGGCCCAGCAAGGTCAGCCAG GCCTGCTACCGACACCAAATCTATTCCAGCTACCTCAGCAAACCCAGGGAGCTCTTCTGACCTCCCAGCCCCGAGCTGGGCTCCCCACACAG CCCCCCAAATGCTTGGAGCCACCATCCCACCCTGAGGAACCCAGCGATCTGGAGGAGCTGGAGCAATTTGCCCGCACCTTCAAGCAGCGCCGCATCAAGCTGGGCTTCACGCAG GGTGATGTGGGCCTGGCCATGGGCAAGCTCTATGGCAACGACTTCAGTCAGACGACCATATCCCGCTTCGAGGCCCTCAACCTGAGCTTCAAGAACATGTGCAAACTCAAGCCCCTCCTGGAGAAGTGGCTCAACGACGCAG AGACTATGTCTGTGGACTCAAgcctgcccagccccaaccaGCTGAGCAGCCCCAGCCTGGGTTTTGATGGGCTGCCCGGCCGTAGACGCAAGAAGAGGACCAGCATTGAGACAAATGTCCGCTTCGCCTTAGAGAAGAGTTTTCTAGCG AACCAGAAGCCTACCTCAGAGGAGATCCTGCTGATCGCCGAGCAGCTGCACATGGAGAAGGAAGTGATCCGCGTCTGGTTCTGTAACCGGCGCCAGAAGGAGAAACGCATCAACCCCTGCAGCGCCGCCCCCATGCTGCCCAGCCCGGGGAAGCCGGCCAGCTACAGCCCCCATCTG gTCACACCCCAGGGGGGCGCAGGGACCTTGCCAATGTCCCAAGCTTCCACGAGTCTGAGCACAACAG TTACTACCTTATCCTCAGCTGTGGGAACGCTCCACCCCAGCCGGACAGCCGGAGGGAGTGGGGGTGGTGGCGGTGCGGCCGCGCCCCCCCTCAATTCCATCCCTTCTgtcactcccccacccccggctACCACCAACAGCACAAACCCCAGCCCTCAAGGCAGCCACTCGGCCATCGGCTTGTCGGGCCTGAACCCCAGCACAGG ccctggcctctggTGGAACCCTGCCCCTTACCAGCCTTGA
- the POU2F2 gene encoding POU domain, class 2, transcription factor 2 isoform X4 — MVHSSMGAPEIRMSKSLEAEKQGLDSPSEHTDTERNGPDTNHQNPQSKTSPFSVSPTGPSTKIKAEDPSGDSAPAAPPPPQPAQPHLPQAQLMLTGSQLAGLTALMPAQQQLLLQQAQAQLLAAAVQQSNAAAAANAAAAAAASSTSSSSSSSASSSTSQPPASSGGGDLPPPQPASQPPGTPQLTLSQPIQLTAQDIQQLLQLQQLVLVPGHHLQPPAQFLLPQAQQGQPGLLPTPNLFQLPQQTQGALLTSQPRAGLPTQPPKCLEPPSHPEEPSDLEELEQFARTFKQRRIKLGFTQGDVGLAMGKLYGNDFSQTTISRFEALNLSFKNMCKLKPLLEKWLNDAETMSVDSSLPSPNQLSSPSLGFDGLPGRRRKKRTSIETNVRFALEKSFLANQKPTSEEILLIAEQLHMEKEVIRVWFCNRRQKEKRINPCSAAPMLPSPGKPASYSPHLVTPQGGAGTLPMSQASTSLSTTVTTLSSAVGTLHPSRTAGGSGGGGGAAAPPLNSIPSVTPPPPATTNSTNPSPQGSHSAIGLSGLNPSTGPGLWWNPAPYQP; from the exons ATGGTTCACTCCAGCATGGGGGCTCCAG AAATAAGAATGTCTAAGTCCCTGGAGGCCGAGAAGCAGGGTCTGGACTCCCCGTCAGAGCACacag ACACTGAAAGAAATGGACCAGACACTAACCACCAG AACCCCCAGAGTAAGACCTCCCCATTCTCCGTGTCCCCAACCGGCCCCAGCACCAAG ATCAAGGCTGAAGACCCCAGCGGCGATTCAGCCCCTGCAGCGCCCCCGCCCCCTCAACCGGCTCAGCCTCAtctgccccaggcccagctcatgtTGACAGGCAGCCAGCTGGCTGGG CTCACTGCCCTGATGCCAGCtcagcagcagctcctcctgcagcaagcccaggcccagctcctggccgCCGCCGTGCAGCAGTCCAATGCTGCCGCTGCCGCTAACGCCGCCGCTGCAGCCGCCgcctcctccacctcttcctcctcctcttcctccgcctcctcctcgACCTCGCAGCCCCCAGCCTCCTCTGGGGGAGGCGACTTGCCACCGCCACAGCCTGCCAGCCAGCCCCCTGGGACCCCGCAGCTCACCTTGTCCCAACCCATCCAGCTCACAGCGCAG GACATACAGCAGCTCCTCCAGCTTCAGCAGCTGGTGCTTGTGCCCGGCCACCACCTCCAGCCACCTGCTCAGTTCCTGCTGCCGCAGGCCCAGCAAGGTCAGCCAG GCCTGCTACCGACACCAAATCTATTCCAGCTACCTCAGCAAACCCAGGGAGCTCTTCTGACCTCCCAGCCCCGAGCTGGGCTCCCCACACAG CCCCCCAAATGCTTGGAGCCACCATCCCACCCTGAGGAACCCAGCGATCTGGAGGAGCTGGAGCAATTTGCCCGCACCTTCAAGCAGCGCCGCATCAAGCTGGGCTTCACGCAG GGTGATGTGGGCCTGGCCATGGGCAAGCTCTATGGCAACGACTTCAGTCAGACGACCATATCCCGCTTCGAGGCCCTCAACCTGAGCTTCAAGAACATGTGCAAACTCAAGCCCCTCCTGGAGAAGTGGCTCAACGACGCAG AGACTATGTCTGTGGACTCAAgcctgcccagccccaaccaGCTGAGCAGCCCCAGCCTGGGTTTTGATGGGCTGCCCGGCCGTAGACGCAAGAAGAGGACCAGCATTGAGACAAATGTCCGCTTCGCCTTAGAGAAGAGTTTTCTAGCG AACCAGAAGCCTACCTCAGAGGAGATCCTGCTGATCGCCGAGCAGCTGCACATGGAGAAGGAAGTGATCCGCGTCTGGTTCTGTAACCGGCGCCAGAAGGAGAAACGCATCAACCCCTGCAGCGCCGCCCCCATGCTGCCCAGCCCGGGGAAGCCGGCCAGCTACAGCCCCCATCTG gTCACACCCCAGGGGGGCGCAGGGACCTTGCCAATGTCCCAAGCTTCCACGAGTCTGAGCACAACAG TTACTACCTTATCCTCAGCTGTGGGAACGCTCCACCCCAGCCGGACAGCCGGAGGGAGTGGGGGTGGTGGCGGTGCGGCCGCGCCCCCCCTCAATTCCATCCCTTCTgtcactcccccacccccggctACCACCAACAGCACAAACCCCAGCCCTCAAGGCAGCCACTCGGCCATCGGCTTGTCGGGCCTGAACCCCAGCACAGG ccctggcctctggTGGAACCCTGCCCCTTACCAGCCTTGA